From the Desulfonatronum thiodismutans genome, the window TTTGGCCGTCTGTCCGACGAATACCAGGCCGGCTGGACCGACTTGGACGTTTTTCTTGTGAACCTCCTTGGATATGCCCATGCTCGTTGCGCTCACCACCTGCTGGATGAACTTTTAAGACCACTGCGTAGATGAGGCATCATATCGAAATATATGGTTTAAGTCAATAAAATTTCTGCAGTGCGACTGTATTAGCTATGCAGTAACTTCACGGATATAGGTTGGAAAACAAGATGGAACTACTGTTATCAGTCTTCAGCTACCGTCTCAAGCAACGAGAACCAGGCCGTGAACCAGAACGTCGCCCCTTCGCCTTCCGTGCTTTGCACCCGGATTTCGCCGCCCATCAATTCCACCAGTTCCTTGCAGATGGCCAGGCCCAGTCCGGTACCGGAATGTCGACCCACGTTCTTTCCACGAACATACGGAGAAAACAGCGCATCGATCTGGTCCGGTGAAATGCCGATCCCCGTATCCTTGACCGTGAAACGCAACAGAGCTCTTGGACCGTCAATCATCTCCAGACTACAAAACAGGTCCACTGTGCCCTGATCCGTAAACTTGATGGCGTTGTCGACAAGGTTCAGCAGAATTTGTCGCAACCTGTCCATGTCTCCCCGGAGAACATTCGGCACATCCTCCGCAACGTTCCATTTCAGGGCAAGGCTCTTTTGACGGGCCAAGGGGGTCATCAGGTTCACCGCCTCCTTCACGACCGAGCAGGGCGAGAAGGATTCATCCTGTAGTTCGATCTTCCCAGCCTCGACCTTCGAAAAGTCGAGCAAGGTATTGAGCAGGTTGAGCATTTTTTCCGAACTCGCGATAATATGCGAGACGCATTCGCGCTGTTCCGCATCAAGAGAGGTGTCCACGAGAAGGCTGGCAAAACCAACGATTCCGTTCAAAGGCGTCCGGACTTCATGGCTGATCTTGGCCAGGAAGTCGCTTTTGGACCGATTGGCTGCTTCCGCGATTTCCTTGGCTTGGGCCAACGCTGCCTCGGCCTGCTTCCGCTGCGTGATGTCCCGCAAAAAGCAGACGATCTTTCCTCCGTTCATGTTCAACAATGTCGCGGAGGCCTCGATGTTATAAACTTTACCGTCACTTCTCCGTTGCCGGACTTCGAACAGCTCGCAACCGTTTGTGATGATGCGCGCCACTCTTTCCGCGATTTCAGACGGAGTTTCGTCACTATCCAGGTCTTTGATGTGCATGCGTAGCAACTCTTCCCTGGTATATCCGGACATATGACAATACGCCTCATTGACGTCGTCGATATGACCTTGGAGGTCGACAATGCAGAACCCGTCTCGTGTCGTATCAAGAATTGCCCGTAAGTAGGATTTTTGATCAAGCACCGCCTTTTCGACCAGCTTGCGTTGAGTGATATCCACGCCGACGGCCCAAGCGGCGTTCCCCGTAAAGCTCAGTTCTCGTGGAAGGTTCGACCATGCGACGCAGTGTTGTGATCCATCCTTGGATGTCAGAATAATTTCCTTGTTATCAAATTGCCCCTTTTTTTCCTCCCAATCACGCACGATCTGCTCACGATACCCTTGGTCCGGATACATCAGGGCAAAAATTTCAGGATTGAGGAGGGCCTCTTCTTGAGAATAACCGGTAATAACTTCGCAGGCCTTATTCCAATAGGTGAACCCAACGTTCGGTTCTGTTGTCCCGGCATTGATCAATACGGGCAGGTTTTCAACCAGCGTGCGAAAGCGTCGTTCACTCTCCACGAGTGCTTTTTCGGCCTTTCTACGTTCCGTAACGTCCTGGGTAACGGCCATGGACCTCAGAAAGACAACGTCTTCATCGTATTCGGACACGCCGGACATCAACACTTCCAGTATCCGCCCATCCTTGGTCACCATCTGGTACGGCAGGTCATACGCCGAGCCGGTTTCGAAAAACCTGGGGATGTTCACTTCCACTGCCCTACATCTGGATTCCTCTGTGAAAAAGTCCACGGAGCGGCGTCCCAGCACTTCTTCCCGGGTGTAGCCGAGTTTTTCGAGCCACATGTTGCTGACGCTGACGATTTCGCCGTTATCATTAATGGAATGGAGCATGGCCGGGGTGTTTTCGTACAAGGAACGGAGACGTTCATTGCTTTTCCGTACCGCCTTCTCGGCCGTCAGTCTGTCGGTAAGGTCGATGTCAATGCGGAACAATTCCGCTGGGGCGCCCTCCTTTTTGACGATCGCGTAGCTGGAATACACGGGGACCAGGGAGCCGTCCTTGCGCATCAGCCACAACTCGGAGGCGGGGATGGGCTCGCCGGTTTGGGCCATATGGTGCATCGCCGTTTCGACCTCTTCCCGTATTTCCGGAGGAATGATCAGGTCCTGGATTTTACGGCCCACGACTTCCTCGTAGGAATAACCATAAATCTGTTCCGAAGCCTGGTTCCAATAAAAAGTCGTGCCGTCCATGCGATACCCCTGGACGGCCACGTTGGGGATGTTGGCGAGAAGGTTACGAAAGCGGGCTTCGCTTTCCGCGAGTTGATCACGGGCAATCATCAGATGGGTGAGGTCATGTACCGTGATGATCACCCCGACCATATTTTTCCCCTCTCTGCATGGGGTGTAGCTACGACTCAAATACCTACGGCCTGAATCCAGAGTTATCCATCCGTCATAAAATGTTATTCTTCCATGCAGAAGAGCGGTATCCACGCGCGGTTTAACTTCAAGATCATAATATGCGTCGCCAAAATTTCTGGAAATGAAAACCTGGTGTAATATTCCGATTATTTTTTGCACCGGAATATTAATAATCTTTTCATAGGCGACATTCGCGACGACGATGATTCCTTCCATATTGACGTATACTTGCGCGTCATTTGAATTCATGACCATCATCTTGTAAATATTTAAAAATTTTTCTAATTTGATACGCTCTGAAATCTCCTGCTGATAGCGATACAGCGTCAACTCAAGTTCGCTGTTTTTCTCACGAACATATTCTTCCAGTTGCTCATTTCCACGAACAAGATCACGATCCATGAGTATTCTATCCGTTACATCCTGGACAAGAATATAAGGTTCTGCATCAGTGCTTTCTCCGGGAAGGAAATCCATGGAAATCACTACAAAACGTTTTTCCGATGATTTTGTGACTATACGGAGAAACTGGCTCCCGATGTTTTCTGATTGCTTCGTGGCATCAATAAACGCTTTGCATGCGGATTGGCCTTCAGGAGAAACATGCTTTAAAAAGCGACTCAAGGTGGGCTTGACGGAAAAAGGCGTGTAGCCAAGAAGCTGATACAGGGAAGCGGACCAGCGAGGCGGTCCGGAGGTGGTTCTCAAGGTCCACACCCCGGTCAGTGAATGTCCGCAATCAACTTGTTTTTCTCCAGTTCTTTCGAGACAGTCACTTCTTCCCTCCGCGTCGAAAACCAAAAAAAGCGTGCTCAAGCATGAATCAAGGACCGCGCAAATCCGCTCTAACAACGCGATGGTCGGTTGCGACTCGCCCCGTTCAACGCGGTTATACTGTCTCAGGCTGATGTCGAGCTTTTGCGCCAGTTCGGCCTGGGTCATGTTTTTTAGCGTCCGCAAATACCGTAACCGATCTCCAATGTGGTGATCCGAATTTGGCCATTGATGCATATGCTTCTCCTTTCCGTTCAACGGCGAGCCCGAACCAGTTCTCCCGTCAAGCCAAGCCTCTACATTCCCGTGTCGACATGCTTCAGCGTTTCCCGCACCTCCTAGAACCGCCTCTCCTTTCCCCGCACGGCGTCCAGATCACCGCGGCCTTCAAGGCCAGCCGGTCTATGGTCAACAAAGAAATCTTCCCTGGCTTGCTCATGGAATGTATTCTTGAAAAGAATCCGGGCTCCCATTACTCGCACCTTTTTGAAACCATTTTTTTAGGAACCCATTGCGCAAACTCCTTGGCGAAACTTATGACCCGAAGCGCAAGGCACTCTGCTACACCTCGCCGTCCTCTTGCCGATCATGGTTCAGCACGTCTCGAACCCGGATGGCCAGGTCGCGAAGCTGATAGGGCTTGTGGATGAATCCGGCCGCACCGTTTTTCAAGACCTCATCAACCAGTCCGACTTCATGGTATCCGCTGGCCACGAGGACCTTCACCTCTGGATCGATGCGCCGCAATTCGCGCAAACAGCGTCGCCCTCCCATGCCGGGCATGCCCAGATCAAGAATGACCAGCCGGACTGTGTTTTTCTTTTCCGCGTAAACTACCAGGGCATCCTCTCCGTTTTTCACCGCGATCACGGCATACCCAAGTGACTCAAGGGACTCCTTGGTCAATTCACGAATGTCCGGCTCGTCGTCCACCACCATAATGGTTTCATCACCTTCCGGAAAAACCGGGGCAACCTGCTCCGGCTCATCCTGAACCGCCTCGCGATCCGGCGCGGCCGACAAGTAGATTTTGAACGTGGTCCCCAGGCCCGGTTCGCTGGAGCATGCGACATGTCCGCCGTGGCCAGAGATGATCTCGAACGTCGTGGCGAGCCCCAGTCCGGAGCCTTTGCCGACACATTTCGTGGTGAAGAATGGGTCAAAAACATGCTCCAGCGTCTCCTTGTCCATTCCGCACCCGGTGTCCGTGATCGTCAGCAAGACATGCGGGCCGGGCTGAACACCAGGGAGGCCGAGGGCATGTGACTCGTCGATCATCACGTTTTGCGTCGCGATGGTCAGCCGACCGCCGTCCGACATGGCGTCCACGGCATTGTTCGCCAGGTTGAGCAGCACCTGCTCCACCTGAACCCGATCGGCGTTGACGGTCCAGATATCCTCAACAAGGCGTACCTCCACACTGATCATCCTGGGGATGACATGTTCCAGCAACGCGACGACGTGAGCGACTTCCTGGTTCATATCCATCCATTCCTTGTGGGTTTCGGCCTTGCGGCTGAACTGCAAGAGTTGCCGGACCAGATAAGCGCCGCGATCAACGGACTTGGCGAGTGTCCGCAGACGGCCGATGTCGGGATGGTCACGGGGAACGCTTGGACGCATAAGTTCAATGGTTCCGCTCATGGTTTGCAGGATATTGTTAAAATTATGGGCCACGCCGCCCGTCAGAATGCCCACGGCCTCCATCTTCTGCGCCTGAAGCAGCTGTACTTGAAGTTTTTCCTGTTCTTGCTCCATTTTTTTTTGTTCCGTAATATCCCTGATGGCGCCTATCATCCTGACCGGCTTGCCCTGATCATCCCCTTCAAAACTTCCCACGTCGTGCACCCAGCGTTCCCTGCCGTCGTCTTGCCGGATAATCTTGTATTCCTGGTCGAAACGCTCACATTTTTTCATGGCTTCGTCGCGCGCACGCATGACCTGATCCCGCCATTGAGGATGAATGGAGGACGGCCAAATTTTCGGAAGATGCTTTTCCTGCTGTGGGGTGCCCAAAAGGGAGTTGAGTACTGTTGAGCTGTTGCAGACAGCTCCGACCAAATCCACGACATAGCTCCCTATCCCGGCGGCTTCCAGACATTCAAGCGGCATTGCCTCGCTCTCTCGTAAGGCTGCCTTGGGCGGGAAGTCATCCTTCTCCTGGCTGGCGGGAGCAGCATGGAGGTTCGTTTCGAAGGCGGTCTGTTTCATAATCCTCCTAAACGCTACATGCCGTGTGGCGTTGTCCTCGCGAAAAAATCATCGCCCGGCCCAATCTGGATGATCGGGCCGGGCGAAAGTATCAACCCTGCTTGAGTTGCTGCACCAGGGTGCGCAGTTCCACGGCCTGGCGGGCCAGTTCGGACACGGCCTGGGCCGATTGGTCCATGACCTCGCTGGTCTCCGTGGAGATCCGGTTGATGTCCTCCATCCCGCGGTTGATCTCTTCGCTGGCCGCGGACTGCTCCTCGGCGGCGGTGGCGATGGAGCGGACTTGGTCCGAGGCCTCCTCCACCAGGGAAACAATCTCCCGCAGAGCCTGACCCGATACAGTGGCCAGCTTGGTGGCATCGCCCACGGCTTCGACGGCCTGTTCCATGCCCCGGAGGCTGTCCTTGGTGCCTTCCTGGATGGCCGAAATGGCGTCGCCCACTTCCTTGGTGGCGTTCATGGTTTTTTCGGCCAGCTTACGCACCTCGTCGGCCACAACGGCGAACCCTCTTCCGGCGTCACCGGCCCGGGCCGCTTCGATGGCCGCGTTCAGAGCCAGCAAGTTGGTCTGGTCCGCGATGTCCTCGATCACGGTCATGATCCGGCCGATCTGCTCGGCCTGCCGCCCGAGCTTGGTCAGATCGTCCTTCATAGCCTCCGTCGTGCTTTCCACCCGATTAATGGCCGCCACCGCCTGAGTGACCACCCTCGAGCCGTCCTGGGCCTTGCCCCGTGCATTTTCCGAGCCTTCAGCCGCGGAGGAAGCATTTTTGGCCACTTCCAGGACCGTGGCGTTCATCTCCTCCATGGCCGTGGCCGTCTCTCCAGTGCGATTCTTCTGCTCCTCCGCGCCCCGGCTGGCCTGCTCCACCTGGGCGGAAAGCTGTTCCGAAGCCGTGGTCATCCGTTCCACGACGCCCTCGATGCTGGCCGCGGCCTGGAGCATGCCGTCGCGCTTGGCTGTTTCGGCCTGGGCTCGTGCTTTCTCGGCCTCCTTGGTGGCGATCTTGGCCTTCTCGGTTTCCTGGCTGGCCAAATCCGACTGGTGCTCGGCCTCCTTCATCTTTTCGATCAGGGACTGAACCATGGTTTGAATGCTCTGGTTCAGTTTGCCGACCTCGTCCTTCTGGTTAATGCCGGACTGGGCCTGCAAGTCGCCCTTGGCCACAATCTCGGCGTAGCGCATCAGGCGGTTTACCGGATTGGTAATGCTCCGGCTGACCAACAGGGCGATGATGATGCCTATGACGAAAAATACGGAAGAGGCTATAACGATGATCCAACGCATCGTATATACCTGCTCAAAGACATCGTTCCTCGTCGCGCCCACGGCAATGGACCAGCCCGTGCCCGGAATAGAGGTGAAACCAAAAAAACGATCAGACCCGAAAAATGGG encodes:
- a CDS encoding methyl-accepting chemotaxis protein, giving the protein MKNIPIGIKLTCGFLALLILVCAGLGFIAYERASRAVFSQVEENIVIIAEDGARLLRSQLDYHLLAIEGVANRHIIRSMDWSQQRPALENETTRLNYQRMGVVFPDGQVRYPDGTTADLRDREYFQRAMAGQSVFSNVIISRVTNQPILSIATPIRGENGQVVGVLMAVMDATVLSDITDHVKYGERGYSYIIDDKGVLIAHVNRQFVLDQRNFLEEGRTNPDFATVSAMLQRMTRGESGFDEYPFFGSDRFFGFTSIPGTGWSIAVGATRNDVFEQVYTMRWIIVIASSVFFVIGIIIALLVSRSITNPVNRLMRYAEIVAKGDLQAQSGINQKDEVGKLNQSIQTMVQSLIEKMKEAEHQSDLASQETEKAKIATKEAEKARAQAETAKRDGMLQAAASIEGVVERMTTASEQLSAQVEQASRGAEEQKNRTGETATAMEEMNATVLEVAKNASSAAEGSENARGKAQDGSRVVTQAVAAINRVESTTEAMKDDLTKLGRQAEQIGRIMTVIEDIADQTNLLALNAAIEAARAGDAGRGFAVVADEVRKLAEKTMNATKEVGDAISAIQEGTKDSLRGMEQAVEAVGDATKLATVSGQALREIVSLVEEASDQVRSIATAAEEQSAASEEINRGMEDINRISTETSEVMDQSAQAVSELARQAVELRTLVQQLKQG
- a CDS encoding PAS domain-containing hybrid sensor histidine kinase/response regulator; amino-acid sequence: MKQTAFETNLHAAPASQEKDDFPPKAALRESEAMPLECLEAAGIGSYVVDLVGAVCNSSTVLNSLLGTPQQEKHLPKIWPSSIHPQWRDQVMRARDEAMKKCERFDQEYKIIRQDDGRERWVHDVGSFEGDDQGKPVRMIGAIRDITEQKKMEQEQEKLQVQLLQAQKMEAVGILTGGVAHNFNNILQTMSGTIELMRPSVPRDHPDIGRLRTLAKSVDRGAYLVRQLLQFSRKAETHKEWMDMNQEVAHVVALLEHVIPRMISVEVRLVEDIWTVNADRVQVEQVLLNLANNAVDAMSDGGRLTIATQNVMIDESHALGLPGVQPGPHVLLTITDTGCGMDKETLEHVFDPFFTTKCVGKGSGLGLATTFEIISGHGGHVACSSEPGLGTTFKIYLSAAPDREAVQDEPEQVAPVFPEGDETIMVVDDEPDIRELTKESLESLGYAVIAVKNGEDALVVYAEKKNTVRLVILDLGMPGMGGRRCLRELRRIDPEVKVLVASGYHEVGLVDEVLKNGAAGFIHKPYQLRDLAIRVRDVLNHDRQEDGEV
- a CDS encoding PAS domain S-box protein; the protein is MHQWPNSDHHIGDRLRYLRTLKNMTQAELAQKLDISLRQYNRVERGESQPTIALLERICAVLDSCLSTLFLVFDAEGRSDCLERTGEKQVDCGHSLTGVWTLRTTSGPPRWSASLYQLLGYTPFSVKPTLSRFLKHVSPEGQSACKAFIDATKQSENIGSQFLRIVTKSSEKRFVVISMDFLPGESTDAEPYILVQDVTDRILMDRDLVRGNEQLEEYVREKNSELELTLYRYQQEISERIKLEKFLNIYKMMVMNSNDAQVYVNMEGIIVVANVAYEKIINIPVQKIIGILHQVFISRNFGDAYYDLEVKPRVDTALLHGRITFYDGWITLDSGRRYLSRSYTPCREGKNMVGVIITVHDLTHLMIARDQLAESEARFRNLLANIPNVAVQGYRMDGTTFYWNQASEQIYGYSYEEVVGRKIQDLIIPPEIREEVETAMHHMAQTGEPIPASELWLMRKDGSLVPVYSSYAIVKKEGAPAELFRIDIDLTDRLTAEKAVRKSNERLRSLYENTPAMLHSINDNGEIVSVSNMWLEKLGYTREEVLGRRSVDFFTEESRCRAVEVNIPRFFETGSAYDLPYQMVTKDGRILEVLMSGVSEYDEDVVFLRSMAVTQDVTERRKAEKALVESERRFRTLVENLPVLINAGTTEPNVGFTYWNKACEVITGYSQEEALLNPEIFALMYPDQGYREQIVRDWEEKKGQFDNKEIILTSKDGSQHCVAWSNLPRELSFTGNAAWAVGVDITQRKLVEKAVLDQKSYLRAILDTTRDGFCIVDLQGHIDDVNEAYCHMSGYTREELLRMHIKDLDSDETPSEIAERVARIITNGCELFEVRQRRSDGKVYNIEASATLLNMNGGKIVCFLRDITQRKQAEAALAQAKEIAEAANRSKSDFLAKISHEVRTPLNGIVGFASLLVDTSLDAEQRECVSHIIASSEKMLNLLNTLLDFSKVEAGKIELQDESFSPCSVVKEAVNLMTPLARQKSLALKWNVAEDVPNVLRGDMDRLRQILLNLVDNAIKFTDQGTVDLFCSLEMIDGPRALLRFTVKDTGIGISPDQIDALFSPYVRGKNVGRHSGTGLGLAICKELVELMGGEIRVQSTEGEGATFWFTAWFSLLETVAED